From the Pseudobacteriovorax antillogorgiicola genome, the window ACTTTCATCGGGCCATGCTCAGTCGCGCTATTACAGCTTTAAACCAAGTGCCAAGCAATCAGCGATTCTATCAATCTAATATCTTCACCCTGAACAAAGATCGCTATGGTGCTTTGACAAAGAAAATCACTAATTTCCTGAGTGAAGAAAGCCAAAAAGACAAAGGGCAAGATTCGCAGGATGTCTACTGCATCTCGTGCCAACTGTTCCCACTCACCAAGACAAGCATCTCTCTAGATCAAAATACTGCTCTAGAGACCTAAGCCGATTGCTTGAAAAAGAATCTCATAGGTTTCACACTAGTGGATATGTTTGTGGAACCGGAGAAGACTATGAAGGCGATTCGGCTTGGGCTGCTGATACTAGTAGCACTCTTGGAAGGATCTTTTTCGAGCTATGGCAAGCCTTGTAATGCCCCGCCGATTGTTGTCGAAAGCGCGAAGAAAGCGAGTTACGAGGGACTTTGGATTCGTTGGACCGACCACGCTTGCCAACCCCGTGCTGCATTCCTCGTTCACAACGATCGCAAAGATCCCCGAGGTTTGTTTGGTGGCTACCTTCGCGAGTATCAATATGAATTTCAGGGTAAAACGAGGGTATTGAACACAACCCACTACCACTACCCAGGCTTTGGTATGACGATCAACCACTACCAAAACCCTGATGGAACCGGTGGTAGCTCAGCCTCCTCATCACTCTATTTTCGAGGGCAATGGCAGAAATATCTACAAGGGCCTCACCACTATATCCACCAATTCAAGTGGTTGATTAGAATCGGTCGGGTCATGGTACCAACTACCGTCCATTGGTTGTTTCGAACAGGTGTTTCTCACCCCATTTACTCAATATCCTACGATATGCGGCAAATTAAGGACGGCGACCTTATTGCTGACACCAGGAGCCCCTACGGCAATATCAATTGGGATGGAGACGGCAAGAGTATTGTGGATGGAGTCGAGTGGGGCGATCGGTATCGATTTAAAACAACGTCAACCCCCCTGACAATGGCGAGCAGCTGGGATTACACCGAAAAAAACAAAGTACCCTTTGTGCGAGTCTACTCTAGACAGTCCAACGCAATGCAAGCTTCAATTCAAACTCAATTTTGGAGCGAACAGGATGCTGGAGGCTATTGGTTTGGTCGCAACTGGGGTCGTACCTCAAAAAATCGAGAATGCGAGGTTCTCCATAAAATTAGGCGCACCTGCCGCAAAGATGCTGACCCTCATACTATGCCCGAAGTCTGGAACTGGGCCTACCAAACCATCAACTATCAATTTCAAACCGACCCTCACTCGAAACGATTTGCCTGGGGCTCAAACTATGGAGCTTTGGGTCTAAGCAAGTACACAGACATGGGTGGGGGAGAACGGTCGGGTTGGCCAGAACAAAGTTATGCGGTCTTCGTTGTTTTCAGCTCCTTCAGCTCCGGGGGTTTCGAGAGTCTTAAATCCTTCATAGAAAGCAAAGATCAGGTCGAAATCAAGGTTGCCGGGGCAGAGCTCGTAGAGGAAGGTTTTGATGGTGTGGGTCGAGCCACTCGGGTCAGCTATCGTCCCGCTGGCTACGATCATCGTTATGGATCATGGCGGTTGAAAGCAAAGTCCGAGGCTATGAAACTAGACGTCTCAGGGCTCACGACAGATCGCGGCATCACTTTAGTCATCGAAGATTGGCCCACGGCCGACTATCAACTTAAACTGTCTCCGGAAACCCCGGCCTATAGTAGCTACCAACATCAAAGCAAAGAGCTGTGGATTACGGTCCCAGCTGGAAGAGGCAAAAGAAGCATTGAACTTTATCCTTCGAGCAAGCGCATGCCTTAAAAAAACAGTCCACACTCCATCCTTTGAGGGGTGGGATTGCGGCTCAATTTTCTAAAAACTTTTTAGGCTACCTGTGCCATATTTTGCATATTCAATCTGAGGCTTCCCGCGGTAACGGACGTCCCCAACTCCGTAAACATCGACCTTTAAAGTTTTTTCAGCCTGCACATTGACGTCTCCCGTACCTTTGATAGAAACACGGACATTCTGTGCAGCCATCTTTTCTGAAGAAACGTCACCGCTCCCCCAAATATCGATATGCAAGCTTTCTGTTTGCCCCTTTAGCTTCGCCTCACCTGAGCCTTTGATCATGACTTTCATAAATGTGGTTCTAAAAGAACCGAGAACATCGCCAGCTCCGGAAATGTCGATGACAGCTTCCTTTCCAGAAAACTCATCCAGGATATCGACATCTGAACTGCCAAGAATCTCAAGCCGGCTCAGGTCACTCATGTATGCGACAATCTCCACGGACTGGTCGTTCCGGGAGCACTTTTCCTGGTCGATCTCTATTTGGCCGTTGGCAACACTGAAATTCAGGTTCTGTACAAGGTCCTTTGGTCCTTTGATTTCTAGTCGCGGTCGGCTGCTTTTTCTAACCAAGACATCGTGAGGAACCTTGATCACTATTTGGTGGACTGCCTTCAACGATTCTACTCGCGATACTGAGCCTTCCACACCAGGGACACAGTCGAAGATTGCCCAGGCTGAACTTGCCTGCAGGGCAACATATGCCAAAATTAACCAGTTTTTCATCTCCACTCCTTCCAGTTTGATGGTCGAACTTAGCGTAGTTTACCCTGGAGGATCAAGGCTTGGATTGAAAATTTGCTGAGCCATACTAATCATGGAGTTTAGGGTTTTGTCCTATGATGCTTGATGAACTTCACAAGCTTTGGAAACACATCGCGATCAGCAGCACGGCCCATAAAGATATCTTGATGGCCATAGCCGCGAAACTCTTCGTACTCCACCTCACACTTATGGTTAAGTTGACGTAGTTCATCGTGAGTCTTTAAGTTAGAGCTAGGGAAGATCTTGTTATCTCTACCAGACACAAGAAGCGTCGGCGGCAGGTTCACTGAAGCTGCTGCATCCAGATAATTCCGAGGCAGGGCACGATGGGTGATGTAAGGTACCGCAGAACCTTCTACCACCATCTTTCGAATGTGACGAAAGTAATGCATAGAAGTGCCTCCGAAAAGATCTGCCAAGCGGCTATGAGTCACAGGGCTTAGATTGCGATGTTGATAAGCTGCCGGATTCCCCCACCCCCACATGAAGCTAATCATATGGCATGCAGCAGCATCACACTCAGGATGGGTCAAGGATACCAAGCGACTCAACCATCGCCCTGGAGTATAGGGTGGGTAATTGGGAAAGTCAGGGGAAATGTAGGTATACCGCAGGATGTATTCCATCACACCAGGGGCAAACAAGAGCTTGGCCTTGGCCATGGGGTGAACCGATGGTGACAGGGACACGCTATTCGATACAACACTTGCCAATCCCGCTGTGCGCCCACAGGCTAACGAGCACATAAGGGCAATTGAACCAACACAGTGAGCCACGGCATGA encodes:
- a CDS encoding head GIN domain-containing protein is translated as MKNWLILAYVALQASSAWAIFDCVPGVEGSVSRVESLKAVHQIVIKVPHDVLVRKSSRPRLEIKGPKDLVQNLNFSVANGQIEIDQEKCSRNDQSVEIVAYMSDLSRLEILGSSDVDILDEFSGKEAVIDISGAGDVLGSFRTTFMKVMIKGSGEAKLKGQTESLHIDIWGSGDVSSEKMAAQNVRVSIKGTGDVNVQAEKTLKVDVYGVGDVRYRGKPQIEYAKYGTGSLKSF